A single region of the bacterium genome encodes:
- a CDS encoding HAD-IA family hydrolase, with amino-acid sequence MRKINGVVFDFDGTIIHSFIDFGNMKRRIIELCIKYNLKPPSKNLPALELIKEVQKNNKENKNITEFKRESEKIIIEEEIKGMKNAVPYKDILTLIKKLKTKGIKIGIITRNCRKATEIVVKKFSIPYDVFLTRDDVEKVKPSPYHLEKAIEKLGVKKENTIIVGDHYFDILCGRKAGILTCGIVRDGKFEYFGKEMPDITFESGKEIEYLCGIRKFQKGKLPLSLLEYLLTRYTYKGKDIIKSSGIGVDASIFKIKNNTIYAKTDPIILVGKDIGTYLININSNDISVAGGNPDYFLSTIIFPQNISFLEIEDIFSQISNECKKHKIKWIGGHTEITPNVKSIISIGFMLGTPIKKQKNEKIKKGDIVFILKEVGIEGASIIVREKYDYLKKIFSEKYLEKVKNSIKNPGIGISEECKFLWENFKIKLMHDPTEGGISTALYELSSVSGHKIIVLFEKIPFYPPACKLCKIFNLNVTGIISSGCIIGITERKEVEKMKKVFKKRKIKFEIIGEIGEKGSGVFIKKKERFIPFPKFEKDEITLLS; translated from the coding sequence ATGAGAAAAATTAATGGAGTAGTTTTTGACTTTGATGGAACTATTATTCATAGTTTTATTGATTTTGGAAATATGAAAAGAAGAATAATTGAATTATGTATAAAATATAACTTAAAACCTCCGTCTAAAAATCTTCCTGCACTTGAACTAATCAAAGAAGTACAAAAAAATAATAAAGAAAACAAAAATATAACTGAATTCAAACGAGAAAGTGAAAAAATAATAATTGAAGAAGAAATAAAAGGAATGAAAAATGCAGTTCCTTATAAAGACATACTGACTCTTATTAAAAAATTAAAAACAAAAGGAATAAAAATTGGGATAATCACCAGGAATTGCAGGAAAGCAACTGAAATAGTTGTAAAAAAATTCTCAATTCCTTATGATGTTTTTTTAACAAGAGATGATGTAGAAAAAGTAAAGCCATCTCCATATCATTTAGAAAAAGCAATTGAAAAATTAGGAGTAAAAAAAGAAAACACAATAATTGTTGGAGACCATTATTTTGACATTTTATGTGGTAGGAAAGCAGGTATTTTGACATGTGGTATTGTTAGAGATGGGAAATTTGAATATTTTGGAAAAGAAATGCCTGATATTACATTTGAAAGTGGAAAAGAAATTGAATATCTTTGTGGCATAAGAAAATTTCAAAAAGGGAAATTGCCTCTTTCTCTTCTTGAATACCTTCTTACCAGATATACATATAAAGGGAAAGATATTATTAAAAGTTCTGGAATAGGAGTTGATGCTTCAATTTTCAAAATAAAAAACAATACAATTTATGCTAAAACAGACCCAATTATTCTTGTTGGGAAAGATATTGGCACTTACCTTATAAATATAAATAGTAATGATATTTCTGTTGCTGGTGGAAACCCAGATTACTTTCTTTCAACAATTATTTTTCCACAAAATATAAGTTTTCTTGAAATTGAAGATATTTTTTCTCAAATTTCTAATGAATGTAAAAAACATAAAATAAAATGGATAGGCGGACATACAGAAATTACTCCAAATGTTAAATCAATAATTTCTATTGGTTTTATGCTTGGCACACCAATAAAAAAACAAAAAAATGAAAAAATAAAAAAAGGAGATATTGTATTTATTTTAAAAGAAGTTGGGATTGAAGGTGCATCAATAATTGTAAGAGAAAAATATGACTATTTAAAAAAAATTTTCAGTGAAAAATATCTTGAAAAAGTCAAAAATTCAATTAAAAACCCTGGAATAGGAATAAGTGAAGAATGTAAATTTCTATGGGAAAATTTCAAAATTAAATTGATGCATGACCCAACAGAAGGTGGAATTTCAACCGCTCTTTATGAACTTTCAAGTGTTTCTGGACATAAAATTATTGTTTTATTTGAAAAAATCCCCTTTTATCCACCTGCATGTAAATTATGTAAAATTTTTAATCTAAATGTTACAGGAATAATATCTTCTGGTTGTATTATTGGAATAACTGAAAGGAAAGAAGTTGAAAAAATGAAAAAAGTGTTTAAAAAAAGAAAAATCAAATTTGAAATAATTGGAGAAATAGGCGAAAAAGGTTCTGGCGTTTTTATCAAAAAGAAAGAAAGGTTTATTCCCTTCCCAAAATTTGAAAAAGATGAAATAACCCTTCTTTCCTGA
- a CDS encoding transglutaminase family protein: MEKEYISPTKVCDIENVDLKMRSEILTKNINTLEEKAINIFNFVREQVKYGFDYPYTKASETLKKGYGNCFNKSSLQISLLRCAEIYSGYIVYLIKKDIFKPIVPPDIYQLISESTIHVSTVVYLNNTWVECDATIDYQLYNAVYKNSGLEYEQWDGKKNLTISHDFIIEQQGIYSNIDLFLLNPPKFWTDELFQKANEYLNKIRGLL; this comes from the coding sequence ATGGAAAAAGAATATATTTCCCCGACAAAAGTTTGTGATATTGAGAATGTTGATTTAAAAATGAGAAGTGAGATTCTTACAAAAAATATCAATACCTTAGAAGAGAAAGCAATAAATATATTCAATTTTGTAAGAGAACAGGTTAAATACGGATTTGATTATCCTTATACAAAAGCATCTGAAACATTGAAAAAAGGATATGGAAATTGTTTCAATAAATCAAGTTTACAGATTTCTCTTTTAAGATGTGCAGAAATTTACTCCGGATATATTGTCTATCTTATTAAAAAAGATATCTTTAAACCAATTGTTCCACCTGATATTTACCAGTTGATTTCTGAATCAACAATTCATGTCTCAACTGTTGTATATCTTAATAATACATGGGTTGAATGTGATGCAACTATTGATTATCAACTTTATAATGCTGTATATAAAAATTCTGGTCTGGAATATGAACAATGGGATGGCAAAAAAAATTTAACAATCAGTCATGACTTTATTATTGAACAACAAGGAATATATTCAAATATTGACCTTTTTCTACTTAATCCACCAAAATTCTGGACAGATGAACTTTTTCAAAAAGCAAACGAATATCTAAATAAAATTAGAGGGTTGCTTTAA
- a CDS encoding alpha-L-arabinofuranosidase C-terminal domain-containing protein, whose product NVLGAIQTKGKGVILTPIYYAFYLYSNNTGDFLLDSEVKVEKYNFQYRNEKIENVPFIDVSATEDEKNIYVAVINRNTEKVDGKIEIENNFKKEGKILTMTGNSPEAINTTEKQEVEIMEENFKKFSDKLNYSFLPYSTTILKIEKNG is encoded by the coding sequence AAATGTTCTTGGAGCAATACAGACAAAAGGGAAAGGGGTTATTTTAACACCAATTTATTATGCATTTTACCTTTATTCTAACAATACAGGTGATTTTCTTCTTGATAGTGAAGTTAAAGTTGAAAAATATAATTTCCAGTATAGAAATGAAAAAATTGAAAATGTCCCATTTATTGATGTTTCTGCAACTGAAGACGAAAAAAACATTTATGTTGCAGTTATAAATAGGAATACAGAAAAAGTTGATGGGAAAATAGAAATTGAAAATAATTTTAAGAAAGAAGGGAAAATTTTAACTATGACAGGAAATTCACCAGAAGCAATAAACACAACAGAGAAACAAGAAGTAGAAATTATGGAAGAAAATTTTAAAAAATTTTCAGATAAATTAAATTATTCTTTCTTACCTTACTCTACTACAATTTTAAAAATAGAAAAAAATGGATAA